A genome region from Deinococcus sp. KNUC1210 includes the following:
- a CDS encoding ATP/GTP-binding protein: protein MSTINFAGREINCKIVYYGPGMSGKTTNLKHVFSRVPDHLRGEMVSLATEDERTLFFDFLPLDLGSVQGFKTRFHLYTVPGQVFYNASRKLILRGVDGIVFVADSAPNRLRANAESMRNLRENLLEHGLDIRTIPMVLQVNKRDIEGALPTAMIRAVIDPKSELNLIEAVAHQGQGVFETLKAVSKMVLERLSQPSQAQ, encoded by the coding sequence ATGAGCACCATTAACTTTGCAGGCCGCGAAATCAATTGCAAGATCGTGTATTACGGTCCCGGCATGTCGGGCAAGACCACCAACCTCAAGCACGTGTTCTCGCGGGTGCCCGACCATCTGCGCGGCGAGATGGTGAGCCTGGCGACCGAGGACGAGCGCACGCTGTTCTTCGACTTCCTGCCGCTCGACCTCGGTAGCGTTCAGGGCTTCAAGACCCGCTTTCACCTGTACACCGTGCCGGGGCAGGTGTTCTACAACGCGAGCCGCAAGCTGATTCTGCGCGGTGTGGACGGCATCGTTTTCGTGGCTGACAGTGCGCCCAACCGCCTGCGTGCCAACGCCGAGAGCATGCGGAACCTGCGCGAGAACCTGCTGGAACACGGTCTGGACATTCGTACCATTCCGATGGTCTTGCAGGTCAACAAGCGCGACATCGAGGGAGCGCTGCCCACCGCCATGATCCGCGCCGTGATCGACCCGAAGAGCGAACTGAACCTGATCGAAGCCGTGGCGCATCAGGGCCAGGGCGTGTTCGAGACGCTGAAAGCCGTGAGCAAGATGGTGCTGGAACGCCTGTCACAGCCGTCTCAGGCTCAATAA
- a CDS encoding ACT domain-containing protein — protein MLTLSLLPAEYTVCRLPADSSVPDWAMSGTLFCVMRTPDELSLLCGAAQVPAEVQQQAGWTAFKLHGPFDFALTGILTSVLNPLKEAGIGIFALSTFDTDYVLVQQAQVGAATAALRAAGLTVLEDSH, from the coding sequence ATGTTGACCCTCTCGCTGCTGCCCGCCGAATACACCGTCTGCCGCCTGCCCGCAGACTCAAGCGTCCCCGACTGGGCCATGTCGGGGACGCTGTTCTGTGTCATGAGGACGCCCGACGAACTGTCGCTGCTGTGCGGCGCAGCGCAGGTTCCCGCCGAGGTCCAGCAGCAGGCGGGCTGGACGGCCTTCAAGCTGCACGGCCCCTTCGATTTCGCCCTGACCGGCATTCTGACGAGCGTGCTGAATCCGCTGAAAGAGGCGGGCATCGGAATTTTTGCACTGAGTACCTTCGACACCGACTATGTGCTGGTGCAGCAGGCCCAGGTCGGCGCGGCGACGGCAGCGCTGCGGGCGGCGGGGCTGACCGTGCTGGAAGACAGCCACTGA
- the trxA gene encoding thioredoxin, with protein MKPMELTDSNFKGEISEGLTLVDFWAPWCGPCRMIAPVVEEIASQYEGKVKVGKVNVDDNQQTAMQFRVMSIPTLILFKDGQPVEGVVGAQPKRAFEALLDKHLATVAN; from the coding sequence ATGAAGCCGATGGAACTCACGGACAGCAATTTTAAGGGCGAGATTTCTGAGGGTCTGACCCTGGTGGACTTCTGGGCACCCTGGTGCGGCCCGTGCCGCATGATCGCCCCTGTGGTCGAGGAAATCGCCAGCCAGTACGAGGGTAAGGTCAAGGTGGGCAAGGTCAACGTGGACGACAACCAGCAGACTGCCATGCAGTTTCGCGTCATGAGCATCCCCACGCTGATCCTGTTCAAAGACGGTCAGCCGGTCGAGGGCGTCGTGGGCGCACAGCCCAAGCGTGCCTTCGAGGCGCTGCTCGACAAGCACCTGGCAACCGTCGCCAACTGA
- a CDS encoding DUF309 domain-containing protein: MTPSSVVPPQLRPELWRGAQLFAQGEWWEAHEAWEGVWMVARGDEREFVQGLILLAAALHKRWHYGSLTHRNYHKALRHLELLPRSTAA; encoded by the coding sequence ATGACTCCTTCATCGGTGGTACCGCCCCAACTTCGCCCAGAGCTATGGCGCGGAGCGCAGCTGTTCGCGCAGGGTGAGTGGTGGGAAGCGCATGAGGCCTGGGAAGGCGTCTGGATGGTCGCCAGGGGCGATGAGCGTGAGTTCGTGCAGGGACTGATTCTGCTGGCGGCGGCGCTGCACAAACGCTGGCATTACGGCTCGTTGACGCACCGCAACTATCACAAGGCCCTGCGGCATCTGGAGCTGTTGCCCCGGTCTACGGCGGCGTGA
- a CDS encoding NYN domain-containing protein has protein sequence MERIGLFIDGANVYAAAKRLGWNFDHRKILEHFAAMGQLYNAYYYTAVPVSIDDKQKRFIDALTYMGYTVRTKTLKESTDDHGDTHRHANLDIEIVTDLLSTIDRYDTAVLLTGDGDFERPAEVLRARGKRVVVASIPEMTSYELRNAADEYVDFKDIREQVERPGYRLPSEGREGSRTEAVRPFYMTAAADTDER, from the coding sequence ATGGAACGTATCGGACTGTTTATTGACGGAGCAAATGTATATGCGGCGGCCAAACGCCTGGGCTGGAATTTCGACCACCGCAAGATTCTGGAGCACTTCGCGGCGATGGGCCAGCTGTACAACGCCTACTACTACACGGCGGTCCCGGTCAGCATCGACGACAAGCAGAAGCGCTTTATCGACGCCCTGACGTACATGGGCTATACGGTCCGGACCAAGACGCTGAAGGAAAGCACCGACGATCACGGCGATACCCACCGCCACGCCAACCTCGATATCGAGATCGTGACCGATCTGCTCTCGACCATCGACCGCTACGACACCGCCGTGCTGCTGACCGGTGACGGCGACTTCGAGCGCCCTGCCGAGGTGCTGCGGGCGCGTGGGAAGCGTGTGGTGGTGGCGAGCATTCCCGAGATGACGAGCTACGAACTTCGCAACGCTGCCGACGAATACGTCGATTTCAAGGACATCCGCGAGCAGGTCGAGCGCCCGGGCTACCGTCTGCCCAGCGAGGGCCGTGAGGGAAGCCGCACCGAGGCGGTTCGTCCGTTCTACATGACCGCCGCCGCCGACACGGACGAACGCTGA
- the plsX gene encoding phosphate acyltransferase PlsX produces the protein MSLPEVSDRLPVALDAVGGDFGAPPLVEGAVQAARAGVKVLLVGDRVRLHAELGRHEGSAALPLEIVDAPDVIGMDEHASDVRGRREASINVANGLVKEGRASAVVSMGHSGASMASSLLTLGRLKGVDRPAILAHLPSKTGFVTLLDVGANADVKPAYLAQWAQLASTYLSVVEDKASPSVGLLSIGEEDHKGNALTLEAHALLRQIPGLNFHGNVEGRDILKGTTDIVVTDGFTGNIVLKLAEGEAKVLFGWVRDALSSSLLSKAGALLVRSSLRGVAARLDPSTYGASLLIGVKGLSYIGHGSADARAVKNALLRADRAHQSRLIERLTAAMDGGAKA, from the coding sequence ATGAGCCTGCCGGAAGTCTCTGACCGCCTTCCGGTGGCACTGGACGCCGTGGGGGGCGATTTCGGAGCGCCGCCGCTGGTCGAGGGCGCTGTGCAGGCGGCCCGCGCAGGTGTGAAGGTGCTGCTGGTGGGCGACCGGGTGCGGCTGCATGCCGAACTGGGCAGGCATGAGGGCAGCGCTGCACTGCCGCTGGAGATCGTGGACGCCCCCGACGTGATCGGCATGGACGAACACGCCAGCGACGTGCGCGGCAGGCGCGAGGCGAGCATCAACGTGGCGAACGGACTGGTCAAGGAAGGCCGGGCCAGCGCAGTGGTGAGCATGGGGCACAGCGGGGCCAGCATGGCGAGTTCGCTGCTGACGCTGGGCCGCCTGAAAGGCGTGGACCGGCCTGCCATCCTGGCGCACCTGCCCTCGAAAACGGGCTTCGTGACGCTGCTCGACGTGGGAGCCAATGCCGACGTGAAGCCCGCGTATCTGGCGCAGTGGGCGCAGCTCGCCAGCACCTACCTGAGCGTGGTCGAAGACAAGGCCAGCCCCAGCGTCGGCCTGCTGAGCATCGGGGAGGAAGACCACAAGGGCAACGCCCTGACGCTGGAAGCGCACGCGCTGCTGCGGCAGATTCCGGGCCTGAACTTTCACGGCAACGTCGAGGGCCGCGACATCCTGAAGGGCACCACCGATATCGTCGTGACGGACGGCTTTACCGGCAACATCGTGCTGAAGCTGGCCGAGGGCGAGGCGAAAGTGCTGTTCGGCTGGGTGCGTGACGCTCTCTCCAGCAGCCTGCTGAGCAAGGCTGGAGCGCTGCTGGTGCGTTCTTCGCTGCGTGGCGTGGCGGCGCGGCTCGATCCCAGCACGTATGGAGCCAGTCTGCTGATCGGGGTCAAGGGTCTGTCGTACATCGGGCATGGCAGCGCCGATGCACGGGCCGTCAAGAATGCTCTGCTGCGGGCTGACCGGGCGCATCAGTCGAGGCTGATCGAACGCCTGACAGCCGCGATGGACGGAGGGGCAAAGGCGTAG